The following proteins are encoded in a genomic region of Streptomyces collinus Tu 365:
- a CDS encoding methylenetetrahydrofolate reductase, protein MNPALSAPPAAGTALLDDFSLEMTGKDVPKLEEARDTIPRGTRINVTFLAGEDPGTRLAAARAVKRLGFVPVPHISARRLPSRRHLEEFLAGLAADGTADNVFVVGGDPARPEGPYEDALSVIRSGLLQRHGVRHVGISGYPEGHPAIADHSLWSALSDKTAALGADRLAGDVITQFGFDAEAVLRWVAAVRDRGVRLPVRVGVPGPAGARRLVSYATRFGVGTSASIVRKYGFSLTNLVGTAGPDRFLHTLARDYDPARHGELKVHFYTFGGLRTTSEWIARFRHGDRH, encoded by the coding sequence ATGAACCCCGCCCTCTCCGCCCCGCCGGCGGCGGGCACCGCGCTGCTCGACGACTTCTCCCTGGAGATGACCGGCAAGGACGTGCCCAAGCTGGAGGAGGCGCGGGACACCATCCCCCGCGGCACCCGGATCAACGTCACCTTCCTCGCGGGCGAGGACCCCGGCACCCGGCTGGCCGCCGCCCGCGCGGTCAAGCGGCTCGGCTTCGTGCCCGTCCCGCACATCTCCGCCCGCCGACTGCCCTCCCGGCGGCACCTGGAGGAGTTCCTGGCCGGCCTGGCGGCCGACGGCACCGCCGACAACGTCTTCGTCGTCGGCGGCGACCCCGCCCGCCCCGAGGGCCCGTACGAGGACGCCCTCTCCGTCATCCGCTCCGGGCTGCTCCAGCGGCACGGCGTACGGCACGTCGGCATCAGCGGCTACCCCGAGGGCCACCCGGCCATCGCCGACCACTCCCTGTGGTCGGCGCTCAGCGACAAGACGGCCGCCCTCGGCGCCGACCGGCTGGCCGGCGACGTCATCACCCAGTTCGGCTTCGACGCCGAGGCGGTGCTCCGCTGGGTGGCCGCCGTCCGCGACCGGGGCGTCCGGCTGCCGGTCCGGGTCGGCGTGCCCGGCCCGGCCGGCGCCCGCAGGCTGGTGTCCTACGCCACCCGGTTCGGCGTCGGCACCAGCGCCTCCATCGTCCGCAAGTACGGCTTCTCGCTGACCAACCTGGTGGGCACGGCCGGCCCCGACCGCTTCCTGCACACGCTCGCGCGGGACTACGACCCGGCACGGCACGGCGAGCTGAAGGTGCACTTCTACACCTTCGGCGGACTGCGGACCACCTCGGAGTGGATCGCCCGCTTCCGGCACGGCGACCGGCACTGA